A genome region from Natronobeatus ordinarius includes the following:
- the cas6 gene encoding CRISPR-associated endoribonuclease Cas6, with protein MAHLSARADAAYDNTYHHKLRGRLWRALGGTDYDELHDSGEPPGFVMSNPFPPGDMREGDDRTLLVASHDEELLAHVAADLLEDRELNVGEMPFHVDDVRALAPDVGEPGTRGTLETGTGLLVRIPPWQCEEYEIDHPGGDTAVFWRPEHTTEPLVAQLEANLDKKHRLFAPEYLPGPSDVDGDLFDGYELIKTFAVPVTVTEGQEMTYVLSKWRFEYTVRNDHHRRHLNLALDVGLGERNSLGLGFVNVTDRTRPSETELEGEDAFA; from the coding sequence ATGGCACACCTGTCCGCTCGAGCGGACGCCGCCTACGACAACACGTATCACCACAAGTTACGCGGACGACTCTGGCGGGCCCTCGGGGGGACCGACTACGACGAACTCCACGACTCCGGCGAGCCGCCAGGGTTCGTGATGTCGAACCCGTTCCCGCCCGGGGACATGCGCGAGGGAGACGACCGAACGTTGCTCGTCGCCTCCCACGACGAGGAACTCCTCGCGCACGTGGCCGCGGACTTGCTCGAGGATCGGGAGCTGAACGTCGGCGAGATGCCGTTTCACGTCGACGACGTCCGCGCACTCGCACCTGACGTCGGCGAGCCGGGGACGCGAGGGACGCTTGAGACCGGCACCGGACTACTGGTGCGAATTCCGCCGTGGCAATGTGAGGAGTACGAAATCGACCACCCTGGAGGAGATACAGCCGTCTTCTGGAGGCCTGAACATACGACCGAGCCACTGGTGGCACAACTCGAGGCGAACCTCGACAAGAAACATCGGCTGTTCGCACCCGAGTATCTGCCGGGGCCGAGCGACGTCGACGGCGACCTCTTCGACGGCTACGAACTGATCAAGACGTTCGCCGTGCCCGTGACGGTGACTGAAGGCCAGGAGATGACCTACGTGTTGAGCAAGTGGCGGTTCGAATACACCGTCCGGAACGACCACCATCGCAGGCATCTCAACCTCGCGCTGGACGTTGGTCTCGGAGAACGAAACTCGCTCGGGCTGGGATTCGTAAACGTCACGGATCGAACCCGGCCGAGTGAGACCGAACTCGAGGGGGAGGATGCTTTCGCCTAA
- a CDS encoding NAD(P)/FAD-dependent oxidoreductase, whose amino-acid sequence MTASERVVVVGAGISGLAIASELAPDHEVIVLEAGGVAADTTSRASGMISLALEPFPEAWIRFALERLRDLDGQGTFSFTERETVRLVPGTDSHGWTDRAPDGGTYFTQAELLERYDAFDDLSAYAGGIVYDGTGFLNVADYAATLKWLAEREGAGIYRDHAVTGLRVEDGVVVGVETEYGPLDADHVVYATGWRAREQLAPYVELPVRPLRWNAVVLEPDASLADAPLGSEPTMRVYWRPTPRGDVLIGGNEHLLEAPEETPMGVQESFRELVCEEVAPLLTGLEDGRIRREDCCPTADTASPDGLPIVDAPEAAPDGLTVVTGLHGRGVMLSPITGRAVRSLVTGEDAPFPLEGLRLERFDDRSADFEYRSHWE is encoded by the coding sequence ATGACAGCCAGCGAACGCGTCGTCGTCGTCGGCGCGGGAATCTCGGGACTCGCCATCGCCAGCGAACTCGCCCCCGACCACGAGGTGATCGTCCTCGAGGCGGGTGGCGTCGCCGCGGACACCACCTCCCGCGCCTCGGGCATGATCTCGCTCGCCCTCGAGCCGTTCCCCGAGGCGTGGATCCGGTTCGCGCTCGAGCGACTGCGCGACCTCGATGGACAGGGAACGTTCTCGTTTACCGAACGGGAGACCGTCCGGCTCGTGCCGGGGACCGACAGCCACGGCTGGACCGACCGCGCGCCCGACGGCGGGACGTACTTCACGCAGGCCGAACTGCTCGAGCGCTACGACGCGTTCGACGATCTCTCGGCGTACGCCGGCGGCATCGTCTACGACGGCACCGGATTTTTGAACGTCGCCGACTACGCCGCGACGCTGAAGTGGCTCGCCGAGCGCGAGGGCGCCGGCATCTACCGCGACCACGCGGTCACCGGCCTGCGCGTCGAGGACGGCGTGGTCGTCGGCGTCGAGACCGAGTACGGACCCCTGGACGCCGACCACGTCGTCTACGCGACTGGCTGGCGCGCCCGCGAACAGCTCGCGCCGTACGTCGAACTCCCGGTGCGCCCGCTGCGCTGGAACGCAGTCGTCCTCGAGCCCGACGCCTCCCTCGCCGACGCCCCGCTCGGCTCCGAGCCGACGATGCGCGTCTACTGGCGGCCGACCCCCCGCGGCGACGTCCTGATCGGCGGGAACGAACACCTGCTCGAGGCACCCGAGGAAACGCCGATGGGCGTCCAGGAGTCGTTCCGCGAACTGGTGTGCGAGGAGGTCGCGCCGTTGCTCACAGGGCTCGAGGACGGCCGCATCCGCCGGGAGGACTGCTGTCCGACCGCAGACACCGCCTCGCCCGACGGCCTGCCGATCGTCGACGCCCCCGAGGCGGCCCCCGACGGCCTCACCGTGGTAACGGGACTGCACGGCCGCGGCGTCATGCTGTCGCCGATCACCGGCCGGGCGGTCCGGTCGCTCGTCACCGGCGAGGACGCACCGTTCCCGCTCGAGGGACTTCGGCTCGAGCGCTTCGACGATCGGTCGGCCGACTTCGAGTACCGAAGTCACTGGGAGTGA